One genomic window of Nitrospirota bacterium includes the following:
- a CDS encoding co-chaperone GroES family protein codes for MKTKKNLIIVGDRVLIDPDERMDKTPSGLYLPPTVKEKEKIMGGHVVKTGPGYPIPDNTPDESWRTGKKDIKYLPLQAADGDYAIFLKDQSMEIEFEEKKYLIVPHSAILALVRTELSEEG; via the coding sequence ATGAAAACCAAGAAGAACCTTATCATCGTGGGAGACAGGGTCCTCATCGATCCTGACGAGCGGATGGACAAGACGCCTTCGGGGCTCTATCTTCCTCCCACGGTCAAGGAAAAGGAAAAGATCATGGGCGGTCATGTGGTGAAGACGGGGCCGGGGTATCCCATTCCGGACAACACGCCCGACGAATCCTGGAGGACCGGCAAGAAGGACATTAAGTACCTCCCTCTGCAGGCTGCCGATGGCGATTACGCCATCTTCCTCAAAGACCAATCAATGGAGATAGAGTTCGAGGAGAAAAAATATCTTATCGTGCCCCATTCGGCGATCCTCGCCCTTGTCCGGACGGAATTGTCGGAAGAGGGTTGA
- a CDS encoding diguanylate cyclase encodes MTMKLDILVVDDEPSISQVVSLVLSEDGHHVDVAGSGEEALELFAKGDYSLLISDIVMPGMSGIDLLKKIKQISADTQVIIMTSHAELKTAIEALRSNAYDYLIKPFDDINVISMVTLRAVEKVNLIRENRILLEELKMKNEEATRMNAALRELAMQDGLTGLFNHRHFYELLATEVERSKRYNHVFSVLLMSVDHFMKYNDTHGQTAGDKVLYTIAELFKKNTRKSNVAARYGFETFAVILPEISWEEAIAFAERIRVLVAEYPFAGRENLPGGSVTISFGAATFPHDGIDRKALIDHADQALVKAKSSGIKKGC; translated from the coding sequence ATGACGATGAAGTTAGATATTCTTGTAGTGGATGATGAACCGAGCATCTCACAAGTAGTATCGCTCGTTCTCTCCGAAGACGGCCATCATGTGGATGTTGCGGGAAGCGGGGAAGAAGCATTGGAGTTATTTGCCAAAGGTGATTATTCCCTGCTCATCAGCGATATCGTCATGCCGGGAATGAGCGGCATCGATCTGCTCAAAAAGATCAAACAGATCAGCGCGGACACGCAGGTCATCATTATGACCAGTCATGCGGAATTGAAGACCGCGATCGAAGCGCTGAGGTCCAACGCGTACGACTACCTTATTAAACCTTTTGATGATATCAATGTTATTTCCATGGTAACTCTGCGGGCGGTGGAAAAAGTGAATTTGATCCGGGAAAACAGGATTCTTTTGGAAGAGTTGAAAATGAAGAACGAAGAAGCCACTCGGATGAACGCGGCTTTGAGAGAACTTGCCATGCAGGACGGCCTGACCGGCTTGTTCAATCACCGTCATTTTTACGAGTTGCTTGCGACCGAGGTCGAACGTTCGAAGAGATATAACCATGTGTTTTCCGTACTTTTGATGTCTGTTGATCATTTTATGAAATACAATGATACCCACGGTCAGACGGCGGGAGACAAAGTGCTCTATACGATTGCGGAGCTCTTCAAAAAAAATACCCGCAAATCGAATGTCGCGGCCAGATACGGGTTCGAGACATTTGCGGTAATCCTGCCCGAGATCTCCTGGGAAGAGGCGATCGCTTTTGCCGAGAGGATCCGGGTGCTTGTTGCCGAATATCCTTTTGCGGGTCGGGAGAATCTGCCGGGAGGCAGTGTCACGATCAGCTTCGGAGCGGCCACGTTCCCCCACGACGGCATTGACCGCAAAGCGCTCATCGACCACGCTGATCAGGCGCTCGTCAAGGCAAAGAGCAGCGGAATAAAAAAGGGGTGTTGA
- a CDS encoding class I SAM-dependent methyltransferase produces the protein MQPEKKKDFDKEAAQWDANPGRVKLANEVADAIIREAAPARDMDVLDFGCGTGLVTLRLQPLVRTILGVDSSLGMLGVLEGKIRTQGIANARTRFVDFEKGGRVEGGFHLLVSSMTLHHVPDTARLFKQWHELLLPGGLLSFADLDAEDGSFHGDNTGVFHTGFDREHLKKLLLSAGFHDVRDTTATTMLRDVEGRGKKEFPVFLIVAKK, from the coding sequence ATGCAACCGGAAAAGAAAAAAGATTTTGACAAGGAAGCGGCGCAGTGGGACGCAAACCCGGGACGGGTGAAGCTTGCGAACGAGGTGGCTGACGCGATCATCAGAGAGGCGGCGCCGGCGCGCGACATGGACGTGCTGGACTTCGGGTGCGGGACCGGTCTGGTCACGCTCAGGCTGCAGCCTCTCGTCAGGACCATCCTTGGCGTGGACAGTTCCTTGGGCATGCTCGGTGTTCTGGAGGGAAAGATCAGGACGCAGGGGATCGCGAATGCACGGACCCGCTTCGTGGATTTTGAGAAGGGCGGCCGCGTTGAAGGCGGATTCCATCTGCTCGTGAGCAGCATGACCCTGCACCATGTGCCGGACACGGCAAGGCTGTTCAAACAATGGCACGAACTCCTGCTGCCGGGCGGGCTCTTGAGCTTTGCCGATCTTGACGCTGAAGACGGGTCGTTCCATGGCGACAACACGGGAGTGTTCCATACGGGCTTTGACCGTGAACACCTGAAAAAACTGCTTCTTTCCGCCGGATTCCACGATGTTCGTGATACCACGGCAACGACCATGCTACGGGACGTCGAGGGAAGAGGGAAAAAAGAGTTTCCGGTTTTTTTGATCGTCGCGAAGAAGTAA
- a CDS encoding GIY-YIG nuclease family protein: protein MSFWVYILKCSDGSYYTGHTDNLETRISEHQSGEFHGYTSTRLPITLSFSQDFPTRLEALVCERQIKGWSRKKKEALIRGDWAEISRLAKSKVCSGKSL from the coding sequence TTGTCATTCTGGGTCTATATACTAAAATGTTCAGATGGATCGTACTATACAGGTCACACCGATAACCTGGAAACTCGAATAAGCGAACATCAGTCAGGTGAGTTTCACGGCTATACATCGACGCGGCTTCCAATTACTTTGTCATTCTCACAAGATTTCCCAACGCGGTTAGAGGCCCTTGTTTGCGAACGGCAAATAAAAGGATGGAGTCGAAAGAAAAAAGAAGCATTGATCCGGGGAGATTGGGCAGAGATAAGCAGGCTTGCAAAAAGTAAAGTGTGCAGCGGTAAATCTTTATAA
- a CDS encoding aminoglycoside phosphotransferase family protein has protein sequence MLTSIISQFSISGTFIKADRFGSGLINDTYLCEFREGGSVRKYILQRINTSVFTHPEQVMENVEIVTAHIMKRLLASGISDPASVTPALIHTRNERSFLRDEAGSYWRMFHFIESGAVADTVPDAKHAYEVGRGLGRFQALVSDLSPDLLHDTLPGFHHTPLYLTQFDDALIANVKQRADEVKAEITVVSRRRALAPVLTTLMDSKQLPLRVVHNDPKVNNIMIHRETGEALCMLDLDTVKPGIVHFDFGDCVRSAANPAGENARDLESVNIDMTLFEAIAEGYLREAGVFLTKKELELLPQSVKVITFELGLRFLADYLRGDTYFKIAYPTHNLHRARVQFRLLESIEANEDRMASMLYEGEG, from the coding sequence ATGCTCACATCCATCATCTCCCAATTCTCCATTTCCGGAACATTCATCAAGGCCGATCGGTTCGGCTCCGGCCTGATCAACGACACCTATCTCTGCGAGTTCCGGGAAGGCGGTTCCGTTCGCAAATACATTCTCCAGCGTATCAATACATCGGTATTCACGCATCCCGAACAGGTGATGGAGAATGTCGAAATCGTCACCGCTCACATCATGAAGAGGCTCCTCGCCTCGGGCATTTCAGATCCTGCTTCTGTCACGCCCGCGCTTATTCACACCCGCAACGAACGATCGTTCCTGCGCGATGAGGCAGGGTCATACTGGCGGATGTTCCATTTCATCGAATCCGGCGCTGTGGCTGATACGGTCCCGGATGCGAAGCACGCATACGAGGTCGGCCGCGGCCTCGGCAGATTCCAGGCGCTGGTCTCGGACCTGTCGCCCGATTTGCTTCATGATACGCTTCCCGGATTCCACCACACGCCCCTCTATCTTACGCAGTTTGATGACGCGCTGATCGCCAATGTGAAACAACGCGCAGACGAGGTCAAAGCGGAAATAACCGTTGTCTCCCGCAGGAGAGCGCTTGCCCCGGTCCTCACGACGCTTATGGATTCGAAACAGCTGCCGCTCAGGGTTGTGCACAATGATCCGAAGGTGAACAACATCATGATCCATAGGGAGACCGGAGAGGCGTTGTGCATGCTCGACCTCGATACGGTGAAACCCGGTATCGTGCACTTCGATTTCGGCGACTGCGTGCGCTCCGCCGCGAATCCCGCGGGAGAGAACGCGAGGGACCTCGAATCGGTCAACATCGACATGACGCTCTTCGAGGCCATCGCGGAGGGTTATCTTCGCGAAGCAGGAGTGTTTCTTACGAAAAAAGAGCTTGAACTCCTTCCCCAATCCGTGAAAGTGATCACGTTTGAGCTTGGTCTCCGCTTCCTTGCGGACTATCTGCGCGGGGACACCTATTTCAAGATTGCCTATCCGACACACAATCTTCACCGTGCCCGGGTGCAGTTCAGGTTGCTTGAAAGCATCGAGGCCAATGAAGACCGGATGGCCTCGATGCTCTATGAAGGGGAGGGGTAA
- a CDS encoding nitroreductase family protein, translating to MELFEAIKTRRSVRTYQDRPVEDEKLRSVLDAVRMAPSWANMQCWRMVVVKDKATREKISDLSYVESYFASKGYTSNPSKKALAGAPVVIIFCADPALSGVLWDQNYYLVDAGIAAQNLMLAARGQGLGSVFVGVYDEERVKKLLNIPASIRIIGLLPLGYPIEEKKDGPKRKSLDELCFDERWGA from the coding sequence ATGGAACTATTCGAAGCAATCAAGACACGCAGGAGCGTCCGCACATATCAGGACAGGCCTGTTGAAGACGAGAAGCTCCGGTCCGTGCTGGATGCAGTGCGCATGGCGCCGTCGTGGGCGAACATGCAGTGCTGGCGCATGGTGGTGGTGAAGGACAAGGCAACGCGGGAGAAGATCAGCGACCTGTCTTACGTGGAGTCTTACTTTGCGTCCAAGGGCTACACGTCCAATCCCTCGAAAAAGGCCCTTGCCGGGGCGCCGGTGGTCATCATATTCTGCGCTGATCCGGCCCTGTCAGGCGTGCTCTGGGACCAGAACTACTATCTTGTGGATGCCGGCATCGCCGCACAGAATCTGATGCTTGCCGCGCGGGGCCAGGGCCTCGGTTCGGTCTTCGTGGGCGTCTATGACGAGGAGAGGGTGAAAAAACTTTTGAACATTCCGGCTTCGATCAGGATCATCGGGCTTCTGCCGCTGGGATATCCGATTGAGGAGAAGAAGGACGGTCCGAAGAGGAAGTCTCTCGATGAGCTCTGCTTTGACGAGCGATGGGGCGCTTGA